CCTGGCGGTATGGTACGATGACCGCAACAGCGACGGCAACAACGAAGACATCTATGGACGGCTGTATTCGGGGAACGGCGCGGCCCTGACCCCGGACTTCCTGATCTCCGACACCAGCTACAGCCCCGGCAATCGCAGCGCCTACGAACCCAAGGTTGCGGGGCTGGCCGACGGCTCGTATTTGGTGGCCTGGTACGATTATCGCAGCGATAATGATTACGACATCTACGGCCAGCGGCTGGACGCTTCCGGCATTCCGGTAGGCGGGAATCACCAGATCTCCACCACCGGGACGGGATTCAATGATTACGAAATGTCGATCGCCGCCTTCGACAGCGGATACGGTGTTTTCTGGTACGCTTATGATCCAAGCTGGAGTTATTCCAATATCTATGGCCGGCTTTTCAAGACCAACGGCGACAGCGTGGGAACAACCATCAACATATCCGATACCGTTCCAGCCCATTACACGGGGTCTCCCAGCGCGGCCGCCAACGACAGCGGGATAGTCGTATCGTGGCAGGATTATCGCGACGCCAGCCATGATCACATTTACGGCCAGAGGATTCTGTTGAACGGGAGCCTTTTAGGAGGTAATTACCTGATCGGCGACAGTCTTGATAACGACCAGTACGATCCCTCCATCGCCGGGACCAACAGCGGGTTCATGGTCACCTGGTACAATTACTACGGTGACAGTTCATCCATCGCCGGACAGCGACTGGATGCGGCCGGTCAGCCGGTGGATACAAACTATGCCGTCAGCACCCAATCAGGTCTGTATCACGAATGTCCGTCGGTAACTGTTTCCCCGGACGGCGACCGCTACGCGGTCATCTGGTATACCCGGACCGGCGGCAGATATGTCTTGTTAAGCCAGCTCTATCAGAACGGCCTTCCGCAGGGCGTCAACGAGATGGTGGTCGATACTACCGTTTGGATTGATGCCGAAACATACGGCGGACAGAGCATCGCGGCCACCAATGACCGGCTGTTCTTCACCTGGTACGGGTTTAAGAACAACAGCAAAACTTATTACGATGTCTACGGCAAGGTCACCGACTGGAACGGCACCGGGGTCGCAAATGATGACGGGGGCGGCTCCACGGGCCTGACGGCGTCCTATGCCCTGCAGGCCTGCCGGCCCAACCCGTCTTCGGGCCGGGTGAGCTTTGGCTACCAGCTGCCGAAGACATCCAAGGTCAGCCTGACGGTGTACAACATCGCGGGGCAGGTGGTCAAGCGGTTTGACCTGGGCACCAAGCCCGCCGGCCAGCACAAGGTAGACTGGAACGGTAACAGGGTGGCGGCCGGTGTGTATTTTTACCGGCTGCAGGCCGGAGACTTTAGCTCCACCAAGAAGCTGATGATAGTCAAGTAGATCTCTTTCCTTAGCACAAAAGGGCTGCCCTTCCGGGCAGCCCTTTTGGTTTCCGGGGTGAATTTAATCTCCGAAATGTATTGAAAAATACTTTTTAAATAGGGTATAATTATATGTTATGGTTGGAATTGAAGAAAATCTTAAGATCGTTCAAAAGCGGATAGCCGAGGCTGCCTTAAAAACCGGCCGCCAGCCCGGCGATATCACCCTGGTGGCGGTCACCAAGACCGTGGCCTCAGACCTGATAAACCAGGCCATCGCCGGAGGAGTGACCGTCATCGGCGAGAACCGGGTGCAGGAGGCGGTCCAGAAGCATCCCGATATAAGCGGCGGCGTGCAATGGCACCTGATAGGACACCTCCAAAGCAACAAGGCCAAAAAAGCGGTGGAGATGTTCTCCCTGATCCACTCGGTAGATTCCCCGGACCTGGCCCGGGAGATCGGCCGGAGGGCGCTGGAGGCAAACAAAGTGCAGGAGGTCCTGCTGGAGGTCAATACTTCGGGAGAGCCACAGAAATACGGGTTCGGGCTGGAAGAGATCTTGAATGCTTTAAATGAAGTAAAGGATATAGAGGGAATAAAGGTCATGGGTCTGATGACGGTGGGCCCGCTGACCGAAGACGACCAAAGGGTGCGAAAGGCATTCCGTCGGTTGAGAATAATTTTTCAGGAGGCTGCCAAGCTGGGCCTGCCGAACGTTCAGATGAAGCACCTGTCCATGGGAATGTCCGGCGACTTCGAGACAGCGATAGAGGAAGGGTCGAACATGGTGCGGATCGGCAGCGCCATCTTCGGAGCCAGGCACTGATTAACCACCCTTCGATACACTCAGGGTAAACTCCGGCACGGAGACACAGAGAAAATTTAAAGGTATTTCAATGTTCATTCTGGCAAATCTGATAATAGCTATTGGCAAGGTCTTGGGTATGGCACTGGACATCTACATGTGGGCCATCATCATCCGGGCCCTGCTGTCCTGGGTCAATCCCGACCCTTACAACCCCATTGTCCGGCTGCTGCACAAGCTGACCGAGCCGGTGCTGGGGCCGCTCCGCCGCATCATTCCCCTGGGCGCGGTGGGGCTGGACCTGTCGCCGATGCTGG
The window above is part of the bacterium genome. Proteins encoded here:
- a CDS encoding YggT family protein, translated to MFILANLIIAIGKVLGMALDIYMWAIIIRALLSWVNPDPYNPIVRLLHKLTEPVLGPLRRIIPLGAVGLDLSPMLVILAIIFVKQFLITSLIEWGFRLKQI
- a CDS encoding YggS family pyridoxal phosphate-dependent enzyme: MVGIEENLKIVQKRIAEAALKTGRQPGDITLVAVTKTVASDLINQAIAGGVTVIGENRVQEAVQKHPDISGGVQWHLIGHLQSNKAKKAVEMFSLIHSVDSPDLAREIGRRALEANKVQEVLLEVNTSGEPQKYGFGLEEILNALNEVKDIEGIKVMGLMTVGPLTEDDQRVRKAFRRLRIIFQEAAKLGLPNVQMKHLSMGMSGDFETAIEEGSNMVRIGSAIFGARH